In the Thermodesulfovibrio yellowstonii DSM 11347 genome, one interval contains:
- a CDS encoding CGGC domain-containing protein: MKKIAILACKMIREQNLCPADAKCLVALSRKEGEFERYKNDDVSILGIMDCGGCEGNKTRAICSLLLFKTQLVALKENIDVLHIGTCMMKFCPRKDDIIAAVKEKAGIEIIEGTHKYAPPTIFGN; encoded by the coding sequence ATGAAAAAGATAGCAATTTTAGCATGTAAGATGATTAGAGAGCAAAATTTGTGTCCTGCAGATGCAAAATGTTTAGTTGCTCTGTCGCGTAAGGAAGGAGAGTTTGAGCGGTATAAAAATGATGATGTTTCAATTCTTGGTATTATGGATTGTGGAGGCTGTGAAGGTAATAAAACAAGGGCTATTTGTAGTCTCCTTCTTTTTAAAACCCAGCTTGTAGCACTAAAAGAGAACATTGATGTACTTCATATTGGCACATGTATGATGAAGTTCTGTCCAAGGAAAGATGATATTATTGCAGCAGTAAAGGAAAAAGCAGGAATAGAAATAATAGAAGGAACGCATAAATACGCACCACCAACAATTTTTGGTAATTAG
- a CDS encoding NifB/NifX family molybdenum-iron cluster-binding protein, whose translation MKICITSSGENLNSDIDPRFGRCNFFIFYDTDTKQYEAVENSWKEASGGAGIQAAQFVIQKGVKKVFTGRVGANAEMVLRKAGIEIVEASGKVDDIIKKY comes from the coding sequence ATGAAGATATGTATTACATCCTCGGGTGAGAATTTGAATTCAGATATTGACCCAAGATTTGGGCGTTGCAATTTTTTTATTTTTTACGATACAGATACAAAACAATATGAGGCGGTAGAAAACTCCTGGAAAGAGGCAAGCGGAGGTGCAGGAATTCAGGCAGCCCAGTTTGTTATTCAGAAAGGTGTAAAAAAAGTTTTTACAGGAAGAGTTGGAGCAAATGCCGAAATGGTTTTGAGGAAAGCTGGCATTGAAATTGTTGAAGCAAGCGGTAAAGTTGATGATATAATTAAAAAATATTGA
- a CDS encoding Fur family transcriptional regulator — MPFGQGWGCRGRFKECGLKWTQTRQAVIDILSSKGGHLSAEEIFLEVKKLLPGIGLATVYRTLELLTELGIVRKFDFKDGRSRYEFVAGKEGIEHYHLICRICGKIIDYETEADKDADPLKDFKKSLSEKFKFSIERSDIQFFGLCERCKGLMEKKD; from the coding sequence ATGCCTTTTGGACAAGGATGGGGATGCAGAGGAAGATTTAAAGAATGTGGATTAAAATGGACACAAACAAGACAAGCTGTTATTGATATACTTTCATCAAAAGGCGGACATCTTAGCGCAGAAGAAATCTTTCTTGAAGTAAAAAAGCTTCTTCCAGGAATAGGACTTGCTACGGTTTATAGAACACTTGAACTTTTAACAGAGCTCGGAATAGTAAGGAAATTTGACTTTAAAGATGGAAGGTCTCGCTACGAATTCGTTGCCGGCAAAGAAGGTATTGAACATTATCACCTCATTTGTAGAATCTGTGGAAAAATAATTGATTATGAAACAGAAGCTGATAAAGATGCAGACCCTCTTAAAGATTTTAAAAAATCTCTTTCAGAAAAATTCAAATTTTCAATTGAACGGTCAGATATTCAGTTTTTTGGTCTTTGTGAGAGATGTAAGGGTTTAATGGAGAAAAAGGACTGA
- a CDS encoding type II toxin-antitoxin system RelE/ParE family toxin, which translates to MKKKIEIVLHEKVEEFILNLQERDRNKILQILCVLGERNLEVSSEWLKKVTENLWELRIRNCRLFYSIEGNTMKIWHGFIKKTMKIPKREIELALERMKKEEIR; encoded by the coding sequence ATGAAAAAGAAAATAGAAATAGTTCTACATGAAAAAGTAGAAGAGTTTATATTAAATTTGCAGGAAAGAGACAGAAATAAAATTTTACAGATTTTATGTGTATTAGGAGAACGCAATTTAGAGGTTTCTTCAGAATGGTTAAAGAAAGTAACGGAGAATCTTTGGGAATTGAGGATAAGAAATTGTAGATTATTTTATTCAATTGAGGGTAACACGATGAAAATCTGGCATGGATTTATTAAGAAAACTATGAAAATTCCAAAGAGAGAAATTGAACTGGCTCTGGAAAGAATGAAAAAGGAGGAAATAAGGTGA
- a CDS encoding helix-turn-helix domain-containing protein translates to MRNLKDILKEQFKDKKFKEDFYRGLEKTRIATEIAYYREKRGITQVQLAKMLGTSQSTIARLEDPFYDNYSLNTLRKIAKVLDLELVVSLREKNERVQEEFSQRADRNTQQKINRKSNKKRGGKSLISIP, encoded by the coding sequence GTGAGAAATTTAAAGGATATTCTAAAAGAGCAATTTAAGGATAAAAAATTCAAAGAGGATTTTTACAGAGGACTTGAAAAGACGAGGATTGCCACTGAAATTGCCTATTATAGAGAAAAAAGGGGGATCACTCAGGTTCAACTTGCCAAAATGCTTGGAACTTCTCAGTCTACAATAGCAAGGCTTGAAGACCCTTTTTATGATAATTACTCCCTTAATACCCTAAGAAAAATAGCAAAAGTCTTAGATTTAGAGCTTGTTGTATCTCTGAGAGAGAAAAACGAGAGGGTGCAAGAAGAGTTTTCTCAAAGAGCTGACAGGAATACTCAACAGAAAATTAATCGCAAAAGTAATAAGAAGAGAGGGGGTAAATCCTTAATCTCTATCCCCTAA
- a CDS encoding sulfite exporter TauE/SafE family protein, with the protein MTYLLASLITFFFTTVLTIAGVGAAFILIPVFVALGIPLLTAMSTALLLNSFAMAVASFYNARAGLIVYRTALPILIIASLLSPLGAITAEHLSRTFLLWLFIGFLLFAGSMMLWYKPKKREISDSKKLISYGAGVGGFAGFIGGLLGVGGGNLIVPALVWLGFDPKKASATTSFIVIFSSFAGFLGHISLGNIDHNLLIVCAIASVAGAVLGNYLMRKKLSAPQVKKVIGIVLYIIAAKMIWDLIK; encoded by the coding sequence ATGACTTATCTTTTAGCTTCTCTTATTACTTTTTTCTTTACAACTGTTCTTACAATAGCAGGGGTTGGAGCTGCTTTTATTCTTATTCCTGTGTTTGTTGCCTTAGGAATTCCTCTTCTTACAGCCATGTCAACAGCTTTATTGCTAAATAGCTTTGCTATGGCTGTTGCATCCTTTTATAATGCACGGGCAGGGCTGATTGTTTATAGAACAGCCTTGCCAATTTTAATAATTGCTTCCTTGCTTTCACCACTTGGTGCGATTACAGCAGAGCATCTTTCAAGAACATTTCTTTTATGGCTTTTTATTGGATTTCTTCTCTTTGCAGGTTCAATGATGTTATGGTATAAACCAAAAAAAAGAGAGATTTCAGACTCTAAAAAATTAATCAGTTATGGTGCGGGAGTTGGTGGATTTGCAGGCTTTATTGGTGGGCTTTTGGGGGTAGGTGGAGGTAATCTAATTGTTCCAGCACTTGTATGGCTTGGATTTGACCCTAAAAAAGCCTCTGCCACAACATCTTTTATTGTTATTTTTTCTTCTTTTGCAGGTTTCTTAGGACATATTTCTCTTGGCAATATTGACCACAATCTCTTAATAGTTTGTGCTATTGCTTCAGTTGCAGGAGCTGTATTGGGAAATTATCTTATGAGAAAAAAGCTTTCTGCGCCGCAGGTAAAAAAGGTTATTGGTATAGTGCTTTATATTATTGCTGCTAAAATGATATGGGATTTAATAAAGTAA
- a CDS encoding FAD/NAD(P)-binding protein produces the protein MAQVVIKDSPYNLKKAKILDIKPLTDKEKLFKLVFEDHTWLDFEPGQFIMVSLMGIGEIPVSICSSPLNRHYFEICVRAVGKVTNSLHKLNVGDIIGVRGPYGNGFPIKIIEGHDLLIIAGGLGLAPLRSLILYAIDNRRDFGEIHILFGCKTPGELLFEDEIEEWGKRLDIHFACTVDRADPDWKGNVGLITSLIPGVDIDPLRTYAAVVGPPVMYKFVIKELLAKGLPVDQILLSFERHMKCGMGKCGRCQIQNLYCCKDGPVFTFKEIMDMAEAL, from the coding sequence ATGGCGCAAGTGGTTATAAAAGATTCCCCTTATAATCTAAAAAAAGCAAAGATTTTAGATATAAAACCTCTAACAGATAAAGAAAAGCTTTTCAAATTAGTCTTTGAAGACCACACATGGCTTGATTTTGAGCCAGGACAGTTTATAATGGTTTCTTTGATGGGAATAGGAGAAATTCCTGTTTCTATTTGTTCTTCTCCTTTAAATAGACATTATTTTGAAATATGTGTAAGAGCTGTAGGTAAAGTTACAAACTCACTACATAAATTAAATGTAGGAGACATTATTGGGGTTAGAGGACCTTATGGCAATGGATTCCCAATCAAAATTATAGAGGGGCATGATTTATTAATAATTGCTGGAGGATTAGGTCTTGCACCCTTGCGCTCATTAATACTTTATGCCATTGACAATCGCAGAGATTTCGGAGAAATCCATATACTTTTTGGATGCAAAACTCCCGGAGAACTTCTTTTTGAAGATGAAATTGAAGAATGGGGTAAAAGACTTGATATACACTTTGCCTGCACAGTTGACAGAGCAGACCCAGACTGGAAAGGAAATGTAGGATTAATTACCTCTCTTATTCCTGGCGTTGATATTGACCCCTTAAGAACCTATGCAGCAGTAGTAGGACCTCCTGTAATGTATAAATTTGTCATAAAAGAGCTTTTAGCAAAGGGTTTACCGGTGGACCAGATTCTACTTTCCTTTGAAAGACATATGAAATGCGGTATGGGAAAATGCGGTAGATGTCAAATACAGAATCTTTATTGCTGCAAGGATGGTCCTGTATTTACCTTTAAAGAAATAATGGATATGGCAGAGGCACTATAA
- a CDS encoding DUF5320 domain-containing protein, whose product MPGFDRTGPFGQGPMTGRGMGYCGGASRYMNSASGRRFGFGRGFRCLGGFRRRFRWLWRMPFFGGASSREEVEWLKEEAEILKRELEAVQRRLSEIEKEKAE is encoded by the coding sequence ATGCCAGGATTTGACAGAACAGGACCTTTTGGGCAGGGTCCAATGACAGGTAGAGGAATGGGCTATTGTGGTGGCGCATCAAGATATATGAATTCTGCATCAGGTAGAAGGTTCGGATTTGGCAGAGGCTTTAGATGCTTAGGTGGATTTAGAAGAAGATTTAGGTGGTTATGGAGAATGCCTTTTTTCGGAGGAGCCTCTTCCAGAGAGGAGGTGGAGTGGCTCAAGGAAGAGGCAGAAATTCTTAAAAGAGAACTTGAGGCTGTACAGAGGCGTTTAAGTGAGATTGAAAAGGAAAAGGCAGAGTAA
- a CDS encoding Ni/Fe hydrogenase subunit alpha codes for MSQNISINVNYLTRVEGHGNIVVEVKDGKLEICRLEIVESPRFFEAFLRGRSIYEAPHITCRICGICSCGHTLASIQAAEDALGIKPTEQTVLLRKLLLHYEQLDSHILHIYLLVAPDLVGVPSFVPLIKSHPDVVIRALRMKRLCNELCDILVGRHVHPISAVIGGFTKLPSEIDLEEMHKKLLALQKDIEVTIELFKDLKFPEFERDTEYIALVNDEDEYPLLYGDIGSTDGYRVSKYEYKNVTNEFIVPYASAKRTKWHRESYAVGALARFNLNYEKLHPKAKEAAATLGLKPKCINPYLNTVAQIVECVHCVEDAIRIIETLWQKGINYDEVVVPDINEHGLLPQRAGEGVGAVEVPRGLLIHHYECDERGIFRNANCIIPTNQNTHNIELDMLKLVPEIINQSPEEIRLSLEMLVRAYDPCISCSVHMVEVKLGDRD; via the coding sequence GTGAGTCAAAACATTAGCATCAACGTTAACTATCTAACCAGAGTTGAAGGACACGGAAATATTGTAGTTGAAGTCAAAGATGGAAAGCTTGAGATTTGCAGACTTGAAATTGTTGAATCCCCCCGTTTTTTTGAGGCTTTCTTAAGAGGTCGTTCAATCTACGAAGCACCGCATATAACATGCAGAATTTGCGGAATATGCTCATGCGGACACACACTTGCATCAATTCAGGCAGCAGAGGATGCTTTAGGAATAAAACCTACTGAGCAAACAGTGCTTTTAAGAAAGCTCTTATTACATTATGAACAACTTGACAGCCACATTCTTCACATATATCTTCTTGTTGCACCAGATCTTGTCGGAGTTCCAAGCTTTGTGCCTCTTATAAAGTCTCATCCTGATGTTGTAATACGGGCTCTGCGAATGAAGAGGCTCTGTAATGAACTCTGTGATATACTTGTTGGTAGACATGTTCATCCAATCTCAGCAGTTATAGGTGGATTTACAAAGCTTCCTTCTGAGATAGACCTTGAAGAAATGCACAAAAAACTCTTAGCACTTCAGAAAGATATAGAAGTAACTATTGAGCTATTCAAAGATTTAAAGTTTCCAGAGTTTGAAAGAGATACAGAATATATCGCACTTGTAAATGATGAAGATGAATATCCACTTCTTTATGGTGATATTGGCTCAACAGACGGATACAGGGTAAGCAAGTATGAGTATAAGAATGTGACAAATGAATTCATAGTTCCCTATGCCTCAGCAAAAAGGACAAAGTGGCATAGAGAATCCTATGCAGTAGGTGCTCTTGCAAGATTTAATCTAAATTATGAGAAACTTCATCCAAAAGCAAAAGAGGCTGCAGCAACTTTAGGACTTAAACCAAAATGCATAAATCCCTATCTAAACACCGTTGCCCAGATAGTTGAGTGTGTTCACTGTGTTGAAGATGCTATAAGAATTATTGAAACACTCTGGCAAAAAGGCATTAACTACGATGAAGTAGTTGTGCCAGATATCAATGAACATGGTCTTTTACCTCAAAGGGCTGGAGAAGGCGTTGGTGCAGTAGAAGTTCCAAGAGGATTGCTGATTCATCATTATGAGTGTGATGAAAGAGGTATATTCAGAAACGCAAACTGTATAATTCCAACAAATCAGAATACACACAACATAGAGCTTGACATGCTAAAACTTGTCCCTGAAATAATTAATCAGTCTCCTGAAGAAATAAGGCTTTCCCTTGAAATGCTTGTTCGTGCCTATGACCCCTGCATTTCCTGTTCAGTGCACATGGTGGAAGTTAAATTAGGGGATAGAGATTAA
- a CDS encoding Mrp/NBP35 family ATP-binding protein — MAEEKSCSCETEKEQRRRELTLKANVSAIKKKILVLSGKGGVGKSTVSTNLATGLAKKGYHVGLLDIDIHGPNIPNMLGLQGHSPLVTDMGLFPLKVFDNLQVISIGFFLEEKDTPVVWRGPLKHRMIEQFLSDVRWGELDYLVVDSPPGTGDEIISIVQLLDNVDGAVIVATPQEVALADVRRSIKFCKEASIPIIGIVENMSGFVCPHCGNTVEIFKTGGAEKLAEEYKVPFLGKIPVDPQIVKAGDEGKPMMIYFPEAKPAQAFAQVVEKITEKLKV; from the coding sequence ATGGCAGAAGAAAAATCCTGTTCCTGTGAAACAGAAAAAGAACAGAGAAGAAGAGAATTAACACTTAAAGCAAATGTATCAGCAATTAAGAAGAAGATTCTTGTCCTTTCAGGCAAGGGTGGAGTTGGCAAAAGCACAGTATCAACAAATCTTGCTACAGGACTTGCAAAGAAAGGATACCATGTAGGACTTCTTGATATTGATATTCACGGTCCTAATATTCCGAATATGCTTGGTCTACAAGGACATTCTCCTTTAGTAACTGATATGGGGCTTTTCCCTTTAAAAGTTTTTGACAATTTGCAGGTAATTTCTATAGGCTTTTTCCTTGAAGAAAAAGACACACCTGTTGTATGGCGTGGTCCCCTAAAACACAGAATGATTGAGCAGTTTTTAAGTGATGTTCGCTGGGGTGAACTTGACTATCTTGTTGTTGACTCCCCTCCTGGAACAGGAGATGAGATAATATCAATTGTTCAGTTGCTTGACAATGTTGATGGCGCAGTTATTGTTGCAACTCCTCAAGAGGTAGCTCTGGCTGATGTTCGTAGGAGTATAAAATTCTGTAAGGAAGCCTCTATTCCCATAATTGGCATTGTTGAGAATATGAGTGGTTTTGTATGTCCTCATTGTGGCAATACCGTTGAAATATTCAAAACAGGTGGTGCAGAAAAACTGGCTGAAGAATATAAAGTTCCATTTCTTGGTAAAATTCCCGTTGACCCTCAGATAGTCAAAGCAGGAGATGAGGGAAAACCGATGATGATTTATTTCCCTGAAGCTAAACCTGCTCAAGCATTTGCTCAAGTAGTTGAAAAAATAACTGAAAAGCTAAAGGTTTAA
- a CDS encoding MBL fold metallo-hydrolase, which translates to MLIDIRILFDNYEGESGFRSGFGYSCFIKKGYGGILFDTGADNEILIHNLNKAEIKPQMITRVVLSHCHKDHTQGLTGIVNLKKDFNIYAGKSCAETLLNREELKNVNLTFVNSECVEIMNGVYLTGELGENIKEISLLMDTGGGLVVITGCAHAGLKEIFKKAKEIINDKIFALVGGLHLKDKKEEEIHELIEFLKSEGVRYIAPSHCTGDLARRLFKKSFHSGFIEAGAGSRIYIGGSCEY; encoded by the coding sequence ATGCTTATTGACATCAGAATACTTTTTGATAACTATGAAGGTGAGTCTGGTTTTCGTTCAGGGTTTGGATATAGCTGTTTTATAAAAAAGGGTTATGGAGGCATTTTATTTGATACAGGAGCTGACAATGAGATTTTAATTCATAATCTCAATAAGGCAGAAATAAAGCCACAGATGATTACAAGAGTGGTTTTATCTCATTGTCATAAAGATCATACACAAGGATTGACAGGCATAGTTAATCTTAAAAAAGATTTCAACATTTATGCAGGTAAATCTTGTGCAGAAACCCTTTTAAATAGGGAAGAACTAAAAAATGTCAATCTTACCTTTGTAAATTCAGAGTGTGTAGAAATAATGAATGGCGTTTATCTTACAGGTGAACTCGGTGAAAACATTAAAGAAATATCTCTCCTTATGGATACAGGTGGAGGACTGGTTGTAATAACAGGCTGTGCTCATGCAGGATTAAAAGAAATTTTTAAAAAAGCTAAAGAGATAATTAATGATAAAATTTTTGCGCTGGTAGGAGGGCTTCATCTAAAAGATAAAAAAGAAGAAGAAATCCATGAGTTAATAGAGTTTCTAAAAAGTGAAGGAGTAAGATACATAGCACCATCCCACTGTACAGGAGACCTTGCAAGAAGGCTCTTTAAAAAGTCTTTCCATTCAGGTTTTATTGAAGCAGGAGCAGGCAGTCGCATCTACATCGGAGGAAGTTGTGAGTATTGA
- a CDS encoding NifB/NifX family molybdenum-iron cluster-binding protein, with the protein MRLAIATENGHVAQHFGRCPGFTVVDIENGKINSKNFIENPGYKAHQPGAVPMFLRNQNVDCVIAGGMGPNAVMNLQASGIKVIVGITGSIDETIEQFLNGSLKGGESLCEHGQHEHEGCKH; encoded by the coding sequence ATGAGATTAGCAATAGCAACTGAAAATGGACATGTAGCTCAACATTTTGGAAGATGCCCTGGTTTTACAGTAGTGGATATTGAGAATGGAAAGATTAACAGTAAAAATTTTATTGAAAATCCTGGATATAAAGCACACCAGCCTGGTGCTGTTCCTATGTTTTTAAGGAATCAGAATGTTGATTGTGTTATAGCTGGTGGAATGGGACCAAATGCTGTGATGAACCTTCAGGCTTCAGGCATAAAAGTTATTGTAGGGATAACTGGAAGCATTGATGAAACAATTGAGCAATTTTTAAACGGCTCTCTCAAAGGTGGTGAAAGCCTTTGTGAGCATGGACAACACGAGCATGAAGGTTGCAAACACTAA
- a CDS encoding ATP-binding protein — protein sequence MIISVASGKGGTGKTFFTGCLAVAVKNKVLVDCDVDAANLHLLLHPEIKESYEFIGGKLAQIDKTKCIECGLCRENCKFNAIGEDFQVDELSCEGCTICSYICPQEAIILRDRVSGQYFISETKYGTLIHARLGIAQENSGKLVTKLRKIAKETAEITGCQYIIIDGPPGVGCPVMASMTGVDLVVAVTEPTLSGMHDLGRVIELAKHFKIPLKVIINKFDLNPQMSENIEEELNKFEIELAGRIPFSEEILYSVKKGFPFLEFSQGKLSKEIESLIQNIFS from the coding sequence ATGATAATTTCAGTTGCGAGCGGGAAAGGTGGAACAGGAAAGACATTTTTTACAGGATGCCTTGCTGTAGCAGTTAAAAACAAGGTGTTGGTTGACTGTGATGTGGATGCTGCAAATCTTCATTTACTGCTTCATCCGGAAATCAAAGAATCCTATGAATTCATAGGTGGAAAGCTCGCTCAAATAGATAAAACAAAATGCATAGAGTGTGGACTATGCAGAGAAAACTGTAAATTTAATGCAATAGGAGAGGATTTTCAGGTTGATGAGCTTTCCTGTGAAGGTTGCACCATATGTAGTTATATATGTCCTCAAGAGGCTATTATTCTTAGAGATAGAGTTTCTGGGCAGTATTTTATCTCAGAGACAAAATATGGAACACTAATTCACGCAAGGCTTGGGATTGCTCAGGAAAACTCGGGAAAACTTGTTACAAAGCTTAGAAAAATTGCTAAGGAGACTGCTGAGATAACGGGTTGCCAATACATAATAATTGATGGACCACCTGGAGTAGGCTGTCCAGTTATGGCTTCAATGACAGGAGTTGACCTTGTTGTTGCAGTTACCGAGCCAACCCTTTCAGGAATGCATGACTTAGGCAGGGTTATTGAACTTGCAAAACATTTTAAAATACCTTTAAAAGTCATAATAAACAAGTTTGACCTCAATCCTCAGATGAGTGAAAACATAGAGGAAGAATTAAATAAATTTGAAATTGAGTTAGCAGGCAGAATACCTTTTTCAGAGGAGATTCTTTATTCCGTAAAAAAAGGGTTTCCATTTCTTGAGTTTTCGCAGGGGAAATTATCTAAGGAAATAGAAAGTTTGATACAAAATATTTTTTCCTAA
- a CDS encoding 4Fe-4S dicluster domain-containing protein: MKIEQYKVIEKAEINDFINSLISISKVVAPVHKGFKNYVFQEIKSANSVNLKYIPTIIPPKKYFMPQKETILKFDINKDLQIEPVVDYENLILFGVHTCDIAGIKCLNMVLSDKPKDTGYLIRKKHITIIGIECNDYCDEYASCSFVGAHIPTTGYDLMFTELNDYFIVHIHSSKGMDVIEKTGFFKQATEKQIEELKNMRNTKLKKFNNEIPTERRYLPDLFDRSFNASVWKELEQKCLSCGNCTAVCPTCYCFDIKEDVDLSLKAGERYRIWFSCQLDPFAKVAGGIDFRRERSARQRHRFYRKFRYHIDRYGMVFCTGCGRCSRTCMAKINLKEVLTSLIRESEAKIWRKWL, from the coding sequence ATGAAAATTGAACAATATAAAGTAATTGAAAAAGCAGAAATCAACGATTTCATAAATAGTCTTATCTCAATATCTAAAGTAGTTGCTCCTGTTCACAAAGGTTTTAAAAATTACGTATTTCAAGAAATAAAATCTGCTAACAGTGTAAATCTTAAATATATACCAACAATAATTCCACCTAAAAAATATTTTATGCCACAGAAAGAAACGATATTGAAGTTTGATATAAATAAAGATTTACAAATTGAACCTGTTGTAGATTATGAAAACCTAATCCTTTTTGGTGTTCATACCTGTGATATAGCTGGAATAAAATGCCTTAATATGGTTCTTTCAGATAAACCCAAAGACACAGGCTATCTTATCAGAAAAAAACATATAACAATTATAGGAATTGAGTGTAATGATTACTGCGATGAATATGCAAGTTGTTCATTTGTAGGTGCTCACATACCTACCACAGGATATGATTTGATGTTCACAGAACTCAATGATTATTTTATAGTGCATATTCATTCCTCTAAAGGAATGGATGTTATTGAAAAAACAGGATTTTTTAAACAAGCTACTGAAAAACAGATTGAAGAACTAAAAAATATGAGAAATACAAAGTTAAAAAAATTTAATAATGAAATTCCAACAGAAAGAAGATATCTTCCAGACTTATTTGATCGTTCATTTAATGCATCAGTATGGAAAGAACTTGAACAGAAGTGTCTAAGTTGCGGCAACTGCACAGCTGTTTGTCCTACCTGTTACTGCTTTGATATTAAAGAAGATGTTGATTTAAGTTTAAAAGCAGGCGAAAGATACAGAATCTGGTTTTCCTGCCAACTTGACCCATTTGCAAAGGTTGCAGGTGGAATAGATTTTCGCAGAGAACGTTCAGCAAGACAGAGACATCGTTTTTATAGAAAATTCAGGTATCATATTGACCGCTATGGTATGGTTTTCTGCACAGGCTGTGGTAGATGTTCCCGCACATGCATGGCAAAAATTAATCTTAAAGAAGTTTTAACTTCACTAATCAGAGAATCAGAGGCAAAAATATGGCGCAAGTGGTTATAA
- a CDS encoding cytochrome b — MSKPKVAFFDFACCEGCQLQVANIGEPLLDVLDIVQVVEFREVMSEKWDGEFDVAFIEGSITDEHAVERVKKIRERSKILVALGSCATIGGVNGMKNSFPLEEVGKYVYGESYKFFPTLQTKAVHQVVPVDYFINGCPIYQPEFISVLKCILQGIPYYVPEYPVCVECKLNENVCMYDRGLTCMGPVTKAGCNSWCINNGNICYGCRGLTINPNTEGFKEVLKKYNIPEDFLMKKIEMYNKCKELDKQ; from the coding sequence ATGAGTAAACCAAAGGTTGCTTTTTTTGATTTTGCCTGCTGTGAAGGATGCCAGCTTCAGGTCGCCAATATTGGTGAACCTCTGCTTGATGTTCTTGATATTGTTCAGGTTGTTGAGTTCAGAGAAGTAATGTCAGAGAAGTGGGATGGGGAGTTTGATGTTGCTTTTATAGAAGGGAGCATCACGGATGAGCATGCTGTTGAGAGAGTGAAAAAAATTAGAGAGCGCAGCAAAATCCTTGTTGCCCTGGGTTCCTGTGCCACAATTGGCGGTGTTAACGGCATGAAAAACTCCTTCCCCCTTGAAGAAGTCGGTAAATATGTCTACGGAGAGTCCTATAAATTCTTCCCAACACTGCAAACAAAAGCAGTTCATCAGGTTGTGCCCGTTGATTACTTTATAAATGGTTGTCCTATATATCAGCCAGAGTTTATTTCAGTGCTCAAATGCATTCTCCAGGGGATTCCTTATTATGTGCCTGAGTATCCCGTATGTGTTGAATGCAAACTAAATGAAAATGTATGCATGTATGATAGAGGCCTTACCTGTATGGGACCTGTTACAAAGGCAGGATGTAACTCCTGGTGCATAAATAATGGAAATATCTGCTATGGTTGTAGAGGGCTTACGATAAATCCAAACACTGAAGGATTTAAAGAAGTATTAAAGAAATACAATATCCCTGAAGATTTCTTAATGAAAAAAATAGAAATGTATAATAAGTGCAAGGAGTTAGATAAACAGTGA
- a CDS encoding class I SAM-dependent methyltransferase — MSIDEPFESYATQYDAWYDSERGKILYENEKKCLKKLINDCNGKVLEVGVGTGRFAVLAEEAFGVDVAEAPLRIAKLRGIRVIKAKAEELPFRDKVFSCVMLIVTLCFVKDPLLALKEAKRVLKEEGKVIIGDVFLDSEWGKLYAQKKKEGHLFYKLANFYSFENFKKIVSLVGLKIKRVFGTLKKSPFDEPSPEESEAIADDISSYGFVCVELTK; from the coding sequence GTGAGTATTGATGAGCCTTTTGAGAGTTATGCTACCCAGTATGATGCTTGGTATGACTCTGAAAGAGGGAAGATACTCTATGAAAATGAAAAGAAATGCCTTAAAAAACTCATTAACGACTGCAATGGTAAAGTTCTTGAAGTGGGAGTTGGCACTGGTAGATTTGCTGTGCTTGCTGAAGAGGCATTTGGAGTTGATGTGGCAGAAGCACCTCTTAGGATAGCAAAATTAAGGGGTATAAGAGTTATTAAGGCAAAGGCTGAAGAGTTGCCATTCAGAGACAAGGTATTTTCCTGCGTAATGCTTATTGTAACATTATGTTTTGTTAAAGACCCTCTGCTTGCTTTGAAAGAGGCAAAAAGAGTATTAAAAGAAGAGGGTAAAGTTATTATCGGAGATGTATTTTTAGATTCAGAATGGGGAAAGCTTTATGCGCAAAAAAAGAAAGAAGGACATCTCTTTTACAAGCTTGCAAACTTTTATAGTTTTGAAAATTTCAAAAAAATTGTTAGTTTAGTAGGATTAAAAATAAAAAGAGTTTTTGGAACTCTTAAAAAATCTCCCTTTGATGAGCCATCTCCTGAAGAGTCTGAGGCAATAGCTGATGACATAAGCTCTTACGGCTTTGTCTGTGTAGAACTTACAAAATGA